One window from the genome of Bacteroidota bacterium encodes:
- a CDS encoding biopolymer transporter ExbD → MSEIQTTNTDLSSGHRKVRQKRSSTHIDMTPMVDLAFLLLTFFIMTTTFKSHKIIDLIMPDNQSTKSPTLLAESKAFNLLIMNDRKLKWYMGAEDKAARALPATFSEGPNSIRKILMQKNKIVNDSVFVLIKPSDNSSYNDLINVFDLMTICNINSYTIMNLNESDKKVIEL, encoded by the coding sequence ATGTCAGAGATCCAAACCACCAACACAGACCTTTCCTCCGGCCACCGGAAAGTTCGTCAGAAAAGATCCTCCACTCATATCGATATGACACCAATGGTCGATCTTGCATTTTTACTCCTGACTTTTTTTATCATGACAACGACTTTCAAGAGTCACAAGATCATTGATCTGATCATGCCCGATAATCAGTCAACCAAAAGCCCAACTCTGCTCGCTGAATCAAAAGCCTTCAACCTGTTGATCATGAACGACCGTAAACTAAAATGGTACATGGGCGCTGAAGACAAAGCAGCTAGGGCATTACCGGCAACTTTTTCAGAGGGACCGAATTCAATTCGTAAAATCTTAATGCAAAAAAATAAAATTGTCAATGACTCTGTTTTTGTCCTGATCAAGCCGTCAGATAATTCATCCTATAATGACTTAATAAACGTTTTTGATCTGATGACGATATGCAACATCAATTCATACACGATCATGAATCTGAATGAAAGCGATAAAAAGGTTATTGAGTTATGA